TACTGACATACCACCACTAACATAGTACCACAGTATTATTTTCATGGacatggtgttttttttaagatatcaGTTTTTGGGCATGCGCCTTGGTAATACCTTTGTTATATCATggtattcaaaaataaatctacatataagtgtattaatacaataaaagtACTGCATGTTAGATAAACATTATTGTCGTACTTCCGTACAGCCATAATTGCAATTTATCTAGTCTATTATACAGgtatacacacaaacattattagGTCCATCACTGACAGAGTAACGTTACACACAAGACCTGCAATCCATTCCGTTTATTCCAGGTAAATATCGTCCCAGGATATCCACTCAGGGCCAGCAGCAGCTCATGGATCATTTTATCAGTGCTGTTAGTCAGATAGCGTATCCAAATGAAACACACGATAATACAAATACAGGTAAGTGCTCATCATTAATATTTTTCGCACCGCCAAAACCCGGTCGCATGTTGATGACGCAGATCCCGAGCGCGACAGCGGAAGTGCTCAGCCAGCTCCACTTCACTCACAtttaatatcatatatatatatatatatatatatttaccacATACAGCTGATGAGGACTCATCTGCAGAGAATATATTTAGAGGTAAACAGGAGCTACTTTCTCTTAACGATCTGTTGTGGAgttttttgtgtgatttgtttcatttaacgttattttacatattttgattgcacttataGCGACTGATTGGGCTCAGTGAAGTTGAGATTAGAGTTATGTAAATCCCTGCGGGGTGAGCAAAGTGGTAATTTTAATGCAGTACTAAAATGCTTTGGTAATTATAACGTGATAACTTATCTGTTCGAACTCGAATGAAAACAAGCCTAAACTGCAATTAACTCAGCACTGGGAGCtctaatgtaaaattaaaatacatacatatgtttGTGTAAACTGTTCAGTCTGCGGCATTAATATCTTGCCTACTGCTGTTGaactgtttgtttgtctgtcgcTGGGAAACATGTATAGAATTACAGCCCTCAGGCCCTAAACCTCTTTTTTATGGACTTCTCAAACTAACTTTTGattgttttgcatgtttgtagTGATGGCGGCGGAGAGAGGAGGAGATATCGTCTCTGAGTTTCTCAGTCAGAATCCACACCTGGAGAACTGGGTTGAATCTTTAAGAGGAGCCTGTGAGACAAACAAACAGTGGCATGCTAGAAGAGAGTTTGTCCTGCGCAATATGGAGGTCTTTACTACCATCCAACCTGGGATCCCAAGTTCTAGTTTGGACAAACTTCTGTCTCTGTCCATGGTTTGGGCCAACCACGTGTTTTTGGGCTGTCggtaattgactttttttttgatttttttttcttttttacaagcACAAAATGCATTTCTAATTTCAGATTGTTAGTGGGTCaattaatctatttattttgaaagtttggggtcagtaagtttattaatttttaaaaaaaagaaatcaatactttattcagcaaaaacacattaaatattttataatgatacaaaatatttctgtttcaattTAATACTCTAATGTTTTTTTCACAgtttacaactgttttcaacattgatagtaaAAATgagaagtaatggctgctgaaaaatcagctttgtcatcacaggattaaagtaaatgttaaaatatattgaaatataaagttattttaaattcgtCATAGTTTTTCTCAATCTTTCAGTGATCAAAtgaatgtagccttggtgacaatgagagacttctttaaaacattattaaaaaatctttctgaccccacacttttgaaaggtagtgtacaatgcatacagaaaatgatttgaatacacttttattttaatgtctaGTATTAAAGTTAATATTGTAGTATCACTGATTCTTGAGAAGTGGGACAAAACAGGGTgccatattaaaaaataaaaccttgtactcaGACAAATGAAACTACATTTATGTATCTTACATGTACTTAGATACTGAGCTATGCTTTGATtcaacttttctctttttttatgaaaatgtgctttttaccttGCCATCACTTATTTTGCAATCAAGCAATTAAGAtgtttgtaacatttcaaaacacattctcgtgttagcagacagattacattttcacatgtgaccaacaatccctcaacaaatataaaatataatgaaatattatcaaaatattcatcTGATGGAGGTGACAGTTGACTATCAAATACATTGAATTAatcaattactgtattaaaacaaatacaacaaacagtgagtatgttattgtttataaagcttttattcaagatTCACATTTAAGTAGTTTGATATTTCATTGGAACACAAATGATCTATTTTCTCTCATCTCACAACAGTATGTCTGCTGTGCATCTACTATGGTAACAAGGTAacttttgaaaacagttatatgaacaaataaaacagttgttACCTCTATCCATTTACATTCaccattttcacatttaaacatcTTAACAAATGATCCAAAAATGATCAGAACACATATTTTCAGTATACAAACAAACTGTATTATGAATAGATATGTTTCATCCAGTGTTATGTGTTCCCTCAACCCTAACTCTGCTAGAAGTGATGACCATCAATCCACAAAAGCAATATATGCTGTCATGTCACATATTTAGTATTTACACATTAGAAAAATTTAActctattttatatttaatataattaaaaatgacttgaaaCCTACAAAAATATGATGACTTCACGTTGAATATCAACTCGCCATCATTGGCCCGTCACTGACGGTGTTGACAAATTTggcatttctttcacaaaacaaatggaGAAATATAGATAGAACCTGATTCAGGAGAATAAAATTatctaaacatttcaaataatttcctcagaaattggAAGATGGTGTTGACATATCATGGTTGTGACACAGTCTGACATTGATGTACTCTGCAGAGGTGGAATGCGGCAAGGGGGTCCTTTAGAGTGACAGCTGCCCCTGATATgccctgattttattacattttaatgactgTCTGACAGTGTTGACAAAATGTGGGGACACAACTTTGAAATCTTTTGAAAAGCGCATGTGTCATTGGAAAACAACCTTACTTTGATATGAGATATTAAGTGTtacttttcataaaacaagctctttttcattattaaataatttctatgcattttatagcatatgaatgattgaacccttttcttctctttttgaTGTAGTGAGAAGACAATAAGTATCATAGATTCTATATAATAATGATCAAATTAAATTGAAGGGGATAATTGTTTGAAATACATTCTATTATTTATCCCTcataacatttttaaacctAATAGCAATTACAATTGCTGGACatgttttgtcccatgtctCAAGAATCAGTGGTATTACAAATCAATGTGGATGTTTTTTGGAGTCCCATGAAATAGAAAACTGTCCTGATATCATAATAAAGATTAAACAAATGAAGTACTAGTTTGACacaatcttttattatttttggggAAAAGCGGttagttttatttgttattagtatattaatatttgaaaaatgttcatCAAATAATAGTCACACCACACTTCGGATACTTTTCTTGGCACATGTTTTAGactagatttaaataaaaagatttttccttttttactgAGAACTCTCTTATTTGTCACTGACCCTAATGCAGGTATCCACAGCCTGTAATGGACAAGGTAAATGAGATGGCAGAAGGAATCACTGTGATTGAGGCCCCTGTGCGAAAGACACGAGATGAAATCAtgggaaaaacaaaaagaccTGCAGTTTCAGGTAAGTGGACTATCTTTAATGTGTGTCAATACACACCACTGTTCATACATTTGGGGTTCGTAAGCcttttgtaatgcttttaaaatatcttaatcaaaaatacagtaaaaaaaaaaaataataattatgaaatattattacaatttaaaataactgttttccagtctaatatattttaaaatgtaatttattcgtGTGATGgtaaaacttaattttcagcagccattactccagtcttcagttttgcatgatccttcagaaatcattctaataggctGCCTtgttgctcaaaaaaacatttattattattatcaatgttgaaaacagggacagagcaaaaacaaaagacaacagATAAAGCATCAATCATCACatccatatactgtatatatattaaatagatctatcaaaaacaaaacattaaaacaacattatCATACTAAGATTGGCACCTGAGCCATTTTTTCAGTGCCTTCTTAAAACCTCCTAAACTTCTAATCATTTTTAGATTTGagatttttcacatttaagatgctgcttaatatatttgtggaagCTGTGAtatttcaaaagaatagcatttattcgAAATgtagatatttttttaacgaTCTGACTCTTTTGATctgtttaatgtgtccttgctgaataaaagtcttTCAAaaagggtcagtaagattttattgtAGTAATACAGAATGATTTGACCACTGATCTCTTTAACTATATTTTGCAGCAGTGGAAGCTGATTACCAGAGTAAGAAGGCTAAACCCAATGATACAGATGTTAAAGCTCATGCGAAGAGCGTTGGGCATCCAGCTGCCAGTGCTCTGAAATCGGGCCCTCCGCCGGGGGCTCCTGCAGAACACCAGCCCTTTTTTAATCGACTCTATAAGGCAGTTGCTTGGAAGCTTGTGTCTGCTGGTGGCTTTGGCCCCAACCTGGAACACTTTGAAATCTTGCGCAGTTGTGTGGAGTCATGCAAGGCCAGTCTTACCTGTGTGTTTGTTCCACTCAAAGACATTCCTGACCTGCCTACGGGACGTACCCAGAAAGAAGGACAGGTTTGTGAACTGCGCTGCTGCACCGTCTACATGGGTACGGGCTACGGCCGTGATGAGGTTGCCGCCAGAGCAATGGCGTCCAAAGAAGCTCTCAAAGTGTTTCAAGGgcaaaaagtgacagtgaaagTTTGCCGCCGCAGATTCAGAGGACAAGACGCTGACGATTTGGTTCTGCTGGATGAACAGTCCAGGAACCAGGTTTTCCCTCCAGCTCTCAGCTACCCCTTTCAGGAAGACCAGTAGAGCTTCATTCTGCCGCGGTGATATAAAGTTGTAGATTCAGTTGTGGCAACCATGAAGATGTTTTTCACTGCAGTTCCAAAGAGTTTCATTTGTTCCGATTTCAGTTATTCTCATTCAGAATGTCACTATGGGGGAAGACTGGGAGGTTTATAGTTGTTTGTAAAAGTGATTACGAAAAAAAGTAGTTTTGTGCCTTGTAAAATGCTTAAGCTGTTGCTTTAGAGTCTTGTTTGTGGTTTTGAGGTTTAGATGGTTTAGATCTTCATGGTTGTTGAACATCCATAACTGTGGATATAGTTCAGTCCGACCTTGAAAAATGTTTGTGGTTTCAAACGCTGCTATTtgaattgagaaaaaaaatgtcaataacttttgttttatttatttctaaagcatTACATT
The sequence above is a segment of the Onychostoma macrolepis isolate SWU-2019 chromosome 07, ASM1243209v1, whole genome shotgun sequence genome. Coding sequences within it:
- the cdkn2aip gene encoding CDKN2A-interacting protein; translation: MAAERGGDIVSEFLSQNPHLENWVESLRGACETNKQWHARREFVLRNMEVFTTIQPGIPSSSLDKLLSLSMVWANHVFLGCRYPQPVMDKVNEMAEGITVIEAPVRKTRDEIMGKTKRPAVSAVEADYQSKKAKPNDTDVKAHAKSVGHPAASALKSGPPPGAPAEHQPFFNRLYKAVAWKLVSAGGFGPNLEHFEILRSCVESCKASLTCVFVPLKDIPDLPTGRTQKEGQVCELRCCTVYMGTGYGRDEVAARAMASKEALKVFQGQKVTVKVCRRRFRGQDADDLVLLDEQSRNQVFPPALSYPFQEDQ